The following proteins are co-located in the Pseudodesulfovibrio alkaliphilus genome:
- a CDS encoding 4Fe-4S binding protein, with the protein MKALRAVRMERCIGCHSCSLACARQVHSVLSWNKSGIRISSAGGLSTGFEARLCLACKPAPCAQACPTGSLAQRRDGGVIQKKNLCIRCGECARACPVDAIFLDHQVNPYVCIHCGRCVEFCPHDCLEMEELPRTPKDKGGSDD; encoded by the coding sequence ATGAAAGCATTGAGGGCTGTACGCATGGAACGCTGCATAGGCTGCCATTCGTGCTCGCTGGCCTGCGCACGACAGGTCCATTCGGTCCTCTCGTGGAACAAGTCGGGCATCCGCATCTCCTCGGCGGGCGGGCTTTCCACGGGTTTCGAGGCCAGACTGTGTCTGGCCTGCAAGCCCGCCCCCTGCGCCCAGGCGTGTCCCACAGGCTCCCTGGCCCAACGGCGAGACGGCGGGGTCATCCAAAAGAAAAACCTCTGCATCCGCTGTGGCGAGTGTGCCAGGGCCTGCCCTGTGGACGCCATCTTTCTTGACCATCAGGTCAATCCCTATGTCTGCATCCACTGCGGACGGTGCGTGGAATTCTGTCCCCACGACTGCCTTGAAATGGAGGAACTGCCCAGAACGCCCAAGGACAAGGGGGGCTCTGATGATTAG